TGATTCAAATGCATTGGCACACCGAGCCGGGGGTGGCGTTAACAAAATTTCCAAGATGCTACAACATTTATAATTCTGATAGCCTTGAAGAATTTATTGACGACTTTAGAGTAACTGCCTGTATAAGTGTTCTTAAATGGTTATCGAACACGATAAAAGAAAAATCTGATTCAGAGCTCGTGAATATGAATGGAAAAGTACCGTTTTCAGCTGTCGAATTCGCCATAAGTAGATTAAACGAATATATTGCGTTCTTTACGCATAAAGATATTGATGATACAGAAGATCAATCAGTACATATATGGGAACACGAATGGGACCAATTTTTAACGCATCATTATCTCCTGGTACATGAAAACGCCAAATTTCTGGAAGACAAGTGCACCAACATAAGGTAAACATGTTATCAGCATTTTAAGTAGCGTAATTTAGCACTGTACCAAACGAGTCAATTAATAATTGTTAACAGTTGTGATTACCTAATTAGTGATTAGATCACGCGCATGGGTTGCGTCATTTAGAAAATGCCAAATGAGTTAACATTGCATTTGTTTTATTTGATTGTCCGTTATGTTGTGTTTAAAATTGTAAACTCCCcatgattttcagaaatttggAACGTAAAGCCGCTAAAGCTTTAACAACAATGACAAAGTTTTGGCCACAGATTGACATTGATGGTGTATTCAATATTTGGATCGTGAAGCCCGGAAACAAGTGCCGAGGGAGAGGCATACAACTTATGAATAATATAAAAGACATTATAGGCCTCATTAACGTCCCTGCGCAAAAAACTAGATACGtagtacaaaaatatattggtaaaattaaaatagttaaaaaagaAATTATACGGTAAAAGTAGCTATAGGTAATttcaacattttttatttttccagaAAATCCGCTAGTTATTTACGACACCAAGTTTGATATACGACAGTGGTTTCTAATTACCAATTCCCAACCACTTACTATATGGGTGTACAAGTAAGAATTAAATCagacatacctaatatttttactttttattcgaCTTATCTCAATCCGTcatctattcctctcttatttactgttgtatttttatttttatacatatacatacgtatatgatgtgtttactttatttaattagtacacatatttttattgtaccCTAAGGTTACCGGGAAGctagatcgctattttagcgataggTATGGCCATCTATTGTACTTGCTCTATATCTTTACATCTTTCTCTATATTTCTACTGTTTTGGTTTTGGTAGGTATACAATAAAGAttgttttactttacttttagttacctaattttttaatctaccaCAAGTAGTGGAACTTTacatttacaaatattttttagagACAGCTATTTGCGCTTCAGCTCTCAAATATTCAGCTTATCTAACTACCACGAATCTGTGCACCTTACCAATAACGCGGTACAAACCAAATATAAGAATAACGGCGATCGTGACAAAGCACTGCCAGACGAAAATATGTGGGACTGCCACACATTCAAAGCATATCTTAGGTAACTAAATATGAATAGGAAAATTTAGTAAAAATTCATggaagaaaattaaattaataaatctctTTATTCATTAAGACAGATAGGAAAGTATGAATTATGGGACACTAAAATATATCCTGGAATTAAGCAGTGCTTAGTCGGAGCTATGTTAGCGTGTCAAGAGACAATGGATAAAAGACAAAATAGTTTTGAATTGTACGGAGCGGACTTCATGCTGACGGATGATTTTACACCCTGGCTCATCGAAATCAACTCCAGTCCTGACTTGGCACCAACCACGTCTGTCACAGCTAGGTTATGTCCACAGTGTTTAGAAGACGTAATAAAAGGTAATTTTAACAgtattaggtataaaatatatttaaaataataaacccAGTGTTATTTGGATTGTGTTTTCAATTTGCGTTTTTTTTCAGTTGTTCTGGACAGACGATTTAATCCTGAAGCTGACACTGGTTTTTTTGAATTGGCCTACAGACAAGTTATCCCAAAAGCCCCGGCATATCTTGGGTTATCATTATGCATCAACGGAAAACGACTTATCAAAAAGCCTAATAAAGAACGAAAACATGAGCCACGAAGCGTTACTCCACTAGGGCCTCCCGTATCATCCGGCGATGATATTATTGATCCGGACCATCCAGTCCCTGCAGAATATAGTGGACCAATCATCACAGATTTTCTGACTTGGTTAAATCCATACGATTCATTGCCGTTGAACAAAGATAATCTAGTCGTAGGTCCCAAGGAATCGCTTACGGTACGCCAAGCTGTCGCAGTGGTAAAATCGGGTCAGTCTCTAAAAAGTGGTAACAAAAAGCGTAAAACATCTGCGCTTTCTTTTAGGACACTTCGAGGAAGGCGCGAAAAAAACGCCGAATCTAAGCGTCGAATCGTGCCTCACTCCTGTTGTCGTCCAGAAGAAAACCAGTCCCATAATCATGTGACCAAATACCGAACAGAGTCAGCAAGTATGGCGGAAAAAATCAGACCGAAGATTGATAGGTCAGTAGGTAATAAACGATGCTACATTGATCCCGCACAGTGGGAACGAGAAACTGCCAGTATCCTCCGGTCTACAATTTCAGTTCAGAATAAAATGTCAGCCAGAAACGAGCCAGTAGGTACAAACCTACGGCAAACTAAATCTGGTATTGTCACATCCAGTCATAAATCGTTGTTGGAACCGTTAAGTTCTCGTAGTTTTGTTGACAATACAAatactattaaaaaattaagtgcTGTCGGCAAAAGTATATGTAAACTACACGATGAAAATAGAGCTAAGAAATCAATTAGTTTCTCGAACAGTTGTACATCAATTTATACGCCGTATCGCGTTTCGATTACACCTCTAAATGATGATTCTcaaaatttttatataaaaggcaaaactAAAACCTAACTATTTAAGTAGTAGTTCTACTATGAGACTAAAATAACCACTGTTCTAGTTTAAAGTGTTCAAAGCTATTTTTGTTAAGAAAATTAAGACTTATATGAATaagtttacctacttatttataaattgttaaataatatatttaacctAAATGTTGGCGCCTTCAAATtctatatacttaataataaaatgttttattttatatacttacttgttCTTATAGGTACGAATAATTATTTTCAGATGTTTTTACACCAAAATCCCTCAAAATCCTCACCCCGATCCTGATTACCCTCAATCCAAAAAGTTTCATTCAAAAATGCCCACTTATCTCAAGTCAATTTGATTTTAAATGAGTATCAATCTGACACCTCGTCAAAACACTTGACAATGTTTCAAAGTTCTTGTAAAGCACAATGGATACGTATGTATgcagttattttgtaaaaaataaatacctgtaATAAAAATGGTCAAACCCACTGCAGTAATGGTGATCAAATACATCAGGTAATGATGTATTTATTTGTGTAagtaagtgtacctacctacttatttattcatTGAAAATGCTACGCATCATTTATAAGTATTAGTTATGGAGGTACTTGTAGCCATCGATGTCTTGTAGCACATCGGTCTCATTCAGTATACACCATACATTCACAATAATCAATAGTTCGAACATCCTATTTAAAAGACAATATTATTTCAGAACATCAACGAAATCTAATTCAAGTgatgaaacatattattattatatcccaTCCCATAGTTTCCCCAAAGCagtaaattttatatttgtGAGCAAAATTgtctgttttaacttttaagtatcTTTATTGAATACAAGCAACCCGTCATATCGAACGAAGTCTAACGTATTAATACGACATAATAATGAATTGATTATAGAAACAATAATGAATTACTTAATACTAAATGAATACAATGCCAAATAGAAAGAGAAAACTTTTGAAGCGGAAAAAGGTAAGCAGTAAGAGCAAAAATGACATGCAAACGTGAAAATTAATAGGCACCTtctatttattcaataaagatTCAGGTGAAatctagataatattattcttagtaggtacttttactaTAGAGAAAAAATTGTCTCAATTgtaaaatctgagcaaagttgTTAAAAGTCCGCTTTATAGATCTCCAGAGTCCAGActgaggattttaaaaatctttttttagaaAATCAATGCATCAAAGTCATGTCTAAGAAGACCCATAGATCATATTAATAATGAAGAAATTCGGGGAACTACAGGCGCTGCGGTTGCTAGTAAGTCATATCGAATACAGGTCTGTAAATTATACAATTGGCagaagtaataattaagttattaaTAATGCTTACTATTTCTatcgtacaaaataaataacgaaCAACATAATGACAATTTACAGAATAAAAAGTTTGATAAAGGTGGATTAAAGAGGATCTTCTCTCctttttataaattgaattattCGGCACGACAAGCAAGCAATAATACAAGAATGACGCACGAAACGATTCAATTCTCTGCTGGTTTGTCTAGTAAGGAAAAATCCTATGTTATTAGCAGTTGTCAAAAAAAATCTAACAGATACGTGGACTTAAAAATAATAGCTTCAAAAGCTATAAGAGACAAtaagatttttataatatacggAAGCTGTAATGCAGTAAAAGAGGCATTATTAGAACGGGGTTGGGTCGAGAAAATGCCGACAAACCGAATGAACCTATCAAAAATACGAACAGATATTTTCTCAAGTAAaactaaaatacaaaatgaacTTGAAAGACTTCTTTTATCCAATTTTGTTGAAAAACATAATCCGAATTTTGTTTGGCGTACAAAAGACGAACGTCGAGACACTACCATTGACATGAAAAACGattgtaatgtaatcattaACAAATTAGAAACTGATGCGACGTGGACTTCAAAACAAGGGCTCTGTTCTTCGATAAAAAGAAACTattggtttcatatagaagacgaAGCTGAAGTTAACAGTCCTCGGTCATACAACACATCTGACTATGGTGATATTGAATGTTTTGTAAAAGATTATAAAATCACTGCCTGTACGAGCTTATTGAAATGGATATTGTCAATGGTCGCTAACGACAGACCTATTTTCGTCACTTCAGGAAACATTTCTATGAAAGTCATGGTTTTTGCAATAAACCGTTGTAAAGAATATCTGTTGAGGAAGCAAAATAAAGATATTGATCAGCCAATACAGACTATAAGCAATCGTCAATGGGATTCTTTTTTGAAGAAATATTATTGCATAATAGCTAAAGATGATGTTTTTCAGCCTGACAAAGCAAATAAGCTTCCTGTATATTTGAGCTACTCGAAATTTTTGCTAAAAGAAATCCACAAATATAGGCCGCAGTTGAGCTGTGAAGGTTGTCACAACATTTGGATCATCAAGCCTGGCTGTTGCTCGAGAGGCAGGGGCATTCGCATGGCTTCTAAACTGGGAGTAATCATGAACTTACTGAACAAAGcaaatacaaaatatgtaatacaaaaatatattggtAAGTCAGCACCATcattttagtaaataaaaatattcgatTGCTgcgatgaaaataataattattaaggttcagataggtacctacttaatttgtttaatcttaacatttattttttagagGAACCACTGCTCATCCATGAAACAAAATTTGACATTAGACAATACTACCTTGTAACGAGCACATATCCTCTTATCATTTGGATGTATAAAGATTGCTATTTAAAATTCAGCTCACAGAAGTACAGTTTAAAAGATTACCATGAATCGATTCATCTTACGAACAATGCCGTTCAAAGAAAATATGGAAACTGTTCAGGTAGGCATGCCGACTTGCCAAACAACAATATGTGGGACTTGGACAAATACAAaagttatttgaataaaattggcCAAGATGATGCTTGGGACACAATTATTTACCCAGGAATGAAAAAGTCAATAGTTAGTATCATGCTGAGTTGCCAGGACTCATTGTCTGTAAGCAAGAATCGTTTTGAATTATATGGATGCGACTTTTTACTTGATAAGGAATACAAGCCATGGCTTATAGAAATCAACTCTTGCCCAGATTTAAACCATACCACGCACGTTACTGCCAAAATTTGTCCAGCTGTAGTGTCAGATATAATCAAAGGTAAACGCATTggtaaattttatgaaaattaataatGGCTATTTTTGGAAATAGaactttaaaaatacttaagttAAAATGGTTTCGCATTCACCTTGATCATTCAGTTTAGTTGAAAACTTAGATTAGTCGTTTGCCGTTGTGACCAAAATACACTTACTTTgattaactttatttattttattatagttgTTATCGACTATTCGAACAATCCAAAGGCTTCTACCGGAAGATTTCAACGTATCTATCGACAGCCCATAACAACGCCACGCTATACTAATGCTGTCGAATTATCTCTGCGCGGATATTCATTGCCCATAGAATACTTTTACAAAGGAAAAATTGAAGTACATGAAACCTATGAAGATCCTAAATTTGGCAAACAATACGATGTAAAAGAAGTGCTTCATTCATTGAAACAGGCTTACAATACGGAAACGATAGTGAAACAGCCAGATAAAGATTTCAGCTTTCCAGATAAAAAGAAAAGAGCCAGTATGCATAAAACTGTATCCGAGTACGAAATGAACGTCGCAGCTAGTGTTATAAACGGGCAACTAGACGAGTTGATGGAAAAAATAACATCCGAAGGTAGTTCCAGTACTGAGAATGATGTGAAACTTGATTTGCGTTCTTGTCCATCTTCGCAGAAGTCTCTAAAtccaatacaaaatgttcgcaGCGTCACTGACTTTAAAactctttttaaaaaatcagcAAATCAACTTACAGCACTGGATGATATCATCAAAACATTTAGTTttagtaaactagatgatggACCGCATGGTAAAGGCAGTGTTATAGAATGCAGAGCCATTGAAGAAATTATTGAACATTCCATAAAAATGAAATACCCACGTCACAAAACCAAAATAAGCTGTAATACTTTACACAAGACATATTAAATGCAACCGCCAAAGTTGTCTCCTTTATGAGTGCAAAAGAAAAAGAGTATCGCTCTAAAATATAAATCATTTGCACTAAtgccaatatttttattttaaggtacctaactactacctatctagtaggtataataaatcaGTGTAGCCTAACACTTcagttataattttaaataccaaaaatgaaataaattagtCTGCCTTTTTCCAATTTTGTTGAATGCAAAAATCAGCCGAAGATTACGATGAACTCTTTTATGAGTTTGTTctttaatttcttaaattagTTTTCgcaggtttttagggttccgtagccgaatggcaaaaaacggaaccctcatagattcgtcatgtctgtctgtctgtctgtctgtccttccatatatcacagccacttttctccgaaactataagagctatactgttgaaacttggtaagtaaatgtattctgtgaactgcattaagatttttacacaaaaatagaaaaaaaacaataaattttggggttccccatacttagaactgaaactcataaatttttttttcatcaaacccatatgtggTTACCCATAGGTCTTCCCAAATTATATTGaggtttataatataattttttctaaactgaatagtttgcgcgagagacacttccaaagcggtaaaatgaaaaaatatatgatgtacattactatgcAAACTTCCagcgaaaattggtttgaacgagatctagtaagtagtttttgatttatcgtgcaaaatgtcgataaaatacgattgtactacggaaccctcagtgcgcgagtctgattcgcacttggccggttttatttactttttgacA
The DNA window shown above is from Maniola hyperantus chromosome 1, iAphHyp1.2, whole genome shotgun sequence and carries:
- the LOC117983587 gene encoding tubulin glycylase 3A-like isoform X1, yielding MAVTMELEESASDSKLHKESLAKKELRPSSAVSFSKSEHGTADTTSSIEQLRQYRSWVSNERWHELKKIADTAMRERKVFMIKGGGFPAVRRALLERGWIEKYESHKVRHPPAIVEPKRVTGQELSKVERMILFKFMEHHSVDFLWTTKRDKYDWLLSNKEVLISRFGRSVFTTKEGLTTSLIQMHWHTEPGVALTKFPRCYNIYNSDSLEEFIDDFRVTACISVLKWLSNTIKEKSDSELVNMNGKVPFSAVEFAISRLNEYIAFFTHKDIDDTEDQSVHIWEHEWDQFLTHHYLLVHENAKFLEDKCTNIRNLERKAAKALTTMTKFWPQIDIDGVFNIWIVKPGNKCRGRGIQLMNNIKDIIGLINVPAQKTRYVVQKYIENPLVIYDTKFDIRQWFLITNSQPLTIWVYKDSYLRFSSQIFSLSNYHESVHLTNNAVQTKYKNNGDRDKALPDENMWDCHTFKAYLRQIGKYELWDTKIYPGIKQCLVGAMLACQETMDKRQNSFELYGADFMLTDDFTPWLIEINSSPDLAPTTSVTARLCPQCLEDVIKVVLDRRFNPEADTGFFELAYRQVIPKAPAYLGLSLCINGKRLIKKPNKERKHEPRSVTPLGPPVSSGDDIIDPDHPVPAEYSGPIITDFLTWLNPYDSLPLNKDNLVVGPKESLTVRQAVAVVKSGQSLKSGNKKRKTSALSFRTLRGRREKNAESKRRIVPHSCCRPEENQSHNHVTKYRTESASMAEKIRPKIDRSVGNKRCYIDPAQWERETASILRSTISVQNKMSARNEPVGTNLRQTKSGIVTSSHKSLLEPLSSRSFVDNTNTIKKLSAVGKSICKLHDENRAKKSISFSNSCTSIYTPYRVSITPLNDDSQNFYIKGKTKT
- the LOC117983587 gene encoding tubulin glycylase 3A-like isoform X2; translated protein: MAVTMELEESASDSKLHKESLAKKELRPSSAVSFSKSEHGTADTTSSIEQLRQYRSWVSNERWHELKKIADTAMRERKVFMIKGGGFPAVRRALLERGWIEKYESHKVRHPPAIVEPKRVTGQELSKVERMILFKFMEHHSVDFLWTTKRDKYDWLLSNKEVLISRFGRSVFTTKEGLTTSLIQMHWHTEPGVALTKFPRCYNIYNSDSLEEFIDDFRVTACISVLKWLSNTIKEKSDSELVNMNGKVPFSAVEFAISRLNEYIAFFTHKDIDDTEDQSVHIWEHEWDQFLTHHYLLVHENAKFLEDKCTNIRNLERKAAKALTTMTKFWPQIDIDGVFNIWIVKPGNKCRGRGIQLMNNIKDIIGLINVPAQKTRYVVQKYIENPLVIYDTKFDIRQWFLITNSQPLTIWVYKDSYLRFSSQIFSLSNYHESVHLTNNAVQTKYKNNGDRDKALPDENMWDCHTFKAYLRQIGKYELWDTKIYPGIKQCLVGAMLACQETMDKRQNSFELYGADFMLTDDFTPWLIEINSSPDLAPTTSVTARLCPQCLEDVIKVVLDRRFNPEADTGFFELAYRQVIPKAPAYLGLSLCINGKRLIKKPNKERKHEPRSVTPLGPPVSSGDDIIDPDHPVPAEYSGPIITDFLTWLNPYDSLPLNKDNLVVGPKESLTDTSRKARKKRRI
- the LOC117993487 gene encoding tubulin glycylase 3A-like isoform X1; amino-acid sequence: MNTMPNRKRKLLKRKKNKKFDKGGLKRIFSPFYKLNYSARQASNNTRMTHETIQFSAGLSSKEKSYVISSCQKKSNRYVDLKIIASKAIRDNKIFIIYGSCNAVKEALLERGWVEKMPTNRMNLSKIRTDIFSSKTKIQNELERLLLSNFVEKHNPNFVWRTKDERRDTTIDMKNDCNVIINKLETDATWTSKQGLCSSIKRNYWFHIEDEAEVNSPRSYNTSDYGDIECFVKDYKITACTSLLKWILSMVANDRPIFVTSGNISMKVMVFAINRCKEYLLRKQNKDIDQPIQTISNRQWDSFLKKYYCIIAKDDVFQPDKANKLPVYLSYSKFLLKEIHKYRPQLSCEGCHNIWIIKPGCCSRGRGIRMASKLGVIMNLLNKANTKYVIQKYIEEPLLIHETKFDIRQYYLVTSTYPLIIWMYKDCYLKFSSQKYSLKDYHESIHLTNNAVQRKYGNCSGRHADLPNNNMWDLDKYKSYLNKIGQDDAWDTIIYPGMKKSIVSIMLSCQDSLSVSKNRFELYGCDFLLDKEYKPWLIEINSCPDLNHTTHVTAKICPAVVSDIIKVVIDYSNNPKASTGRFQRIYRQPITTPRYTNAVELSLRGYSLPIEYFYKGKIEVHETYEDPKFGKQYDVKEVLHSLKQAYNTETIVKQPDKDFSFPDKKKRASMHKTVSEYEMNVAASVINGQLDELMEKITSEGSSSTENDVKLDLRSCPSSQKSLNPIQNVRSVTDFKTLFKKSANQLTALDDIIKTFSFSKLDDGPHGKGSVIECRAIEEIIEHSIKMKYPRHKTKISCNTLHKTY
- the LOC117993487 gene encoding tubulin glycylase 3A-like isoform X2, with the protein product MTHETIQFSAGLSSKEKSYVISSCQKKSNRYVDLKIIASKAIRDNKIFIIYGSCNAVKEALLERGWVEKMPTNRMNLSKIRTDIFSSKTKIQNELERLLLSNFVEKHNPNFVWRTKDERRDTTIDMKNDCNVIINKLETDATWTSKQGLCSSIKRNYWFHIEDEAEVNSPRSYNTSDYGDIECFVKDYKITACTSLLKWILSMVANDRPIFVTSGNISMKVMVFAINRCKEYLLRKQNKDIDQPIQTISNRQWDSFLKKYYCIIAKDDVFQPDKANKLPVYLSYSKFLLKEIHKYRPQLSCEGCHNIWIIKPGCCSRGRGIRMASKLGVIMNLLNKANTKYVIQKYIEEPLLIHETKFDIRQYYLVTSTYPLIIWMYKDCYLKFSSQKYSLKDYHESIHLTNNAVQRKYGNCSGRHADLPNNNMWDLDKYKSYLNKIGQDDAWDTIIYPGMKKSIVSIMLSCQDSLSVSKNRFELYGCDFLLDKEYKPWLIEINSCPDLNHTTHVTAKICPAVVSDIIKVVIDYSNNPKASTGRFQRIYRQPITTPRYTNAVELSLRGYSLPIEYFYKGKIEVHETYEDPKFGKQYDVKEVLHSLKQAYNTETIVKQPDKDFSFPDKKKRASMHKTVSEYEMNVAASVINGQLDELMEKITSEGSSSTENDVKLDLRSCPSSQKSLNPIQNVRSVTDFKTLFKKSANQLTALDDIIKTFSFSKLDDGPHGKGSVIECRAIEEIIEHSIKMKYPRHKTKISCNTLHKTY